The DNA window GAGGTGGGAGCGGCCGCCCAATTGGTGCTAAGGATCTTGCCGTTCCCGTCATTCCGGGCGCGCGTGAAACGCGAACCCGGGATGACGCCGATAACAAATCTGGAGAACCGCTGATGCGCATCTTGCAACCAGCCGAATGGTCGAAGCCACGTGGTTTTTCGCACGGCGTTGTGGTCGATGGCCCCGGCCGATGGATCGTCCTGGCGGGGCAGACCGGCGGCGACGAGAAGGGGGAATATCAATCCGACATGGCCGGGCAGGTCGCCGTCGCGCTGAAACGGATCATCAAGCTGCTTGCGGAGGCCGGGGCTGGTCCGGAACACGTCGTTCGCTTGACCTGGTATCTGACCAGCCGCAACGAATATGAGGCGGCGGGCGCCGGCATCGGTGCGGCGTGGAAGGAAACGCTAGGACGCAACTTTCCACCCTCGACGCTGCTTTATATCGATGGCCTGGTCGACGCCCGCGCCA is part of the Bradyrhizobium canariense genome and encodes:
- a CDS encoding RidA family protein → MRILQPAEWSKPRGFSHGVVVDGPGRWIVLAGQTGGDEKGEYQSDMAGQVAVALKRIIKLLAEAGAGPEHVVRLTWYLTSRNEYEAAGAGIGAAWKETLGRNFPPSTLLYIDGLVDARAKVEIEVTAFVPAA